One Candidatus Korarchaeum sp. genomic window carries:
- a CDS encoding alcohol dehydrogenase catalytic domain-containing protein, translating into MRALVLHAPRDLRLEDVDERSPENGWVKVRVRRVGICGTDKSIYLGDYAVRKLPIILGHEISGEVVEVGEGVDERIIGQRVTSEINLSCGECSFCKRGLREHCLRREALGISLDGGMADYVLTRADLIHPIGDLSWLQGAFIEPLAAALKPFFLMPPPPSSRIAVVGVGTIGLLSVQISALFAPKRLVAISRRRSRKSELAEIFGAESMTVEEALNLKGEFDLVVEASGSPNGLEIALNLTRPRGTIFAKSTHGKEVSFDYTRAVVNEIIILGSRCGPFDAAIELLRKGKVRVDELVTSVYKLEEGVEAFIRSLDPDELKVQLEP; encoded by the coding sequence AGGAGCCCTGAGAATGGATGGGTCAAAGTGAGGGTCAGGAGAGTCGGTATATGCGGCACTGACAAATCTATTTACCTCGGAGATTACGCAGTGAGGAAGCTCCCCATAATACTGGGGCACGAGATCTCGGGCGAGGTAGTTGAAGTGGGTGAGGGCGTTGATGAGAGGATTATAGGGCAGAGAGTAACTAGCGAAATCAATTTGAGCTGTGGGGAATGCTCCTTCTGTAAAAGAGGATTGAGGGAGCATTGCTTGAGGAGGGAAGCATTGGGGATAAGCTTAGATGGTGGAATGGCAGATTACGTGCTGACCAGGGCTGATCTCATCCATCCAATAGGTGATCTGAGCTGGCTTCAGGGCGCATTCATCGAGCCTTTAGCGGCCGCATTGAAGCCATTCTTCCTCATGCCCCCTCCCCCCTCATCCAGAATAGCCGTAGTGGGTGTGGGAACGATAGGCCTCCTCTCAGTTCAGATATCAGCACTTTTCGCCCCTAAGAGGCTCGTAGCTATCTCAAGGAGGAGGAGCAGGAAATCAGAGTTAGCTGAAATATTTGGAGCTGAGTCGATGACTGTTGAGGAGGCTTTAAACTTGAAGGGAGAGTTCGATCTCGTTGTAGAGGCATCGGGATCCCCAAACGGTCTCGAAATAGCTCTTAATCTCACTAGGCCCAGGGGAACGATATTCGCTAAATCCACGCACGGTAAGGAGGTTTCATTCGATTACACGCGGGCTGTCGTGAATGAGATAATCATACTCGGGAGCAGATGCGGCCCGTTCGATGCAGCAATAGAGCTCCTCAGGAAAGGGAAGGTGAGAGTGGATGAGCTGGTCACATCTGTCTACAAGCTTGAGGAGGGAGTAGAGGCATTCATCAGGTCCTTAGATCCGGATGAATTGAAAGTACAGCTGGAGCCATGA